The Rhodamnia argentea isolate NSW1041297 chromosome 10, ASM2092103v1, whole genome shotgun sequence sequence TTGGCGTTGACCGGCACGCTCTTGGCGCTGACCACCTTCACCGTCAGGGTATGGCCGTTCGTCCCGGGCTGCAGGCGATCGACCTTCGTGAAGACCGGCTTCCTCTTCTCCACCACCGGAGGCGCACTGCCGGTGCTCTTCGCCGACGAGGTCTTGCTGGCCATGTTGGTGGAATCTGAATCCGCGATGAAAGCGAAGGTGCTGGGAGAAATGGGGAGGATAGAGTTGGGGGCAATCGGAGACAAATGGTTTTCTAGGGTTTTCGAACGGGTAGCGACTTGCAAGGGGGGGTTTGCTTTTGATCTGCGCTTTTTAAagttgtggaatttttggtaaagcGCTTGGACGGTGAGATTATGATACGGTGAGAGCAGGGCCGGCTGAACATTTTCCAATGTGCCACGTGACCATATATTATTGGCCGATAGAGAGCCTCAAATCTCGCGagaggggaaaaggaaaatctcgCGAGAGAAACACCCACTGAACTCctggaattttttaaaatttgaaaagtgcaGTGAAACCAATAAAATTGACAATATCCAAGGAATCGATTTTTCCTTGGGATTTCAAGAAAAGGTTCGGGATAGATGTATTGAAAAGATTTACGATTCATCGTTCATGTCATGAGAAAAAACTCAAATGGCAAATAAAGACTTGACACGTAATATACCCGTCGACCAATGATTCTACAATGATCAGCACTCGATAAATTCACCGATCAGCACTCGACAAATCCATCTTATGGTCAAGCTGAGCAAGCATGAATAGTGAAATCTCGAGGATATTATTCAGCGCTAGACTCTATTGAGGGTGAGAGGAATAGTTCTCATGGATCTCTTACTCATGATTAAGACGATTTAAGTTTTATCTCATCTCAACTTAGAATATCTCCTCTTTTGTAGATATGTATTCATCTTTTTTCAATACTACTTTGCATATACTTAGAGTAAACATAGGGACCCCTTTTCTTTAGTTTGACATTTTGTGATCTTGCTTGATCATATTTATTGGCACAATAATGAGACACGTGCATAATTGATGTGCACAACTGATTACTGTCCAAACTGTGCATagataaaatatttaatattcttaGAAAGTATGCAGTTTGAATCAGGAGTCTGCTGTCAAGAGCATGGATTTTCATCTAGTACAACAAACCCAACTTCTTGGTAAGTTCTTATCTATATTTAGTCTTTCTATGCGAATATTGCATCATCATCCAATCTTTCTTTTGACATTTAAATACATAACTGTTGAATTCTCATTAAGTCCTCTAATTTGTCTAATCTAGGTCATCAGAATATAGGAGGTTGTCTGTCAATAGGGAAATGCTTTATTTGCAGAGTTTAGTTGCCCCCTCACTTTCAATCCACTAAACGAACTTGCGCATGTGATCCAGAAAGCAATTTCCCTGAACACGTTCCAAGGTCCCAGACCCTAAAACTCTTCAAATAAAGCATTTCCTTGCTGGCAACCCCCTAGATTCGGATTTGACCAATGTTTGTTCCTGTTAGAATTGACAAATTAGAGGACTTAGTGAGAAATCCAATAGTCATGTATTTaaatatcaaaagaaagattaaatgATAGAATGTTCACACAGAAAGATTAAACAGAGACAAGAACTTATTACCAAGAAGTTGGGTTTGTTGTGTACTAGATGAAAACCCATGCTCTTGGCAGCAGATCCCTGATTCAAACTGCAAAAAACCATCTTTGGCAAATCATAGCTAGATGGTTAACCTGCAAGAGAAAGAGGGCATGCTTCCCGGAATTTCAACAGCGTAGAGTGTCAAAAGTTTGTGCATGGCATTGCTACAAAGAAAGAGGTGGTTAACAAAGAAAACCTCGTATTACACTGGAAAGATATTAGTGTTACACGCAAATTGGATTGATTATTGAAGGGTGAGAGCCTATTTTTTGCATTGCAAGATCTACAATGCTTCTGGACAGTACAACACAATATCAGCCTTGGCACTAGTCGCCAGACACCTTTTCTGCGACAACCAGAGCCTTGTGAGGTTGCTTCTCTGCTAAATCTTCCCTTTCTGCTTCTGCAGCTACTTCGAGATTTGCTGCCGAATGTTGCCGATGATAACGCAGAATCACAACAGATATGAACGCTGTGAAGAGACCAATACCAAACTGTCAAGTGAAGTAGACATTGATGTTCTTATAACAAGTGAGTCTCAGTGCAAATGGAGGAGATTTACAAATCACTAAGTCGTCAACAAATGTTCTGCAAAAATCTGCAGTGCCTCTTAAATTTCAGAGACTCGCATCTATAAAGTTCACCTGTGAGCAAGCGAGTTTTTATTGTTGTCAGATTCCAGAAGGCCATGATTGCTGATGCAGCCACGATTTTCTTGTGGGAGCAAGCACCCCATGCTTCAAGAACCCACCATTTGGACCACTCCACTATACAAACCGAGGCATGCTTAATTTGTTAGTATAAAAGCACCAGCAAGTAACATCTACATACATAGCATTCAACAAAAGTAAGTACCTTTTTGGCTTATCCGAGCTGCGTAGCGGGAGTATAGTTTCGGGGTGGTGAAGCTGATGAAGAACCCTGCtcaaagtaaaaaagaagaatgCGTAAAGCATTAATATTCATTGCCAAGCAATCCTGATCCTGAGGAGATATAAGACAGGTTCTCATTTTGGTTTAGTACAATAAACTTGCTCTCACTGACCAATTGCACATAGCCTCCAAAGTGTGATAAGATGGCCATATTCAGCTCCTAGGAGGAGAAATGGAGCTACCTGATCAGGAAAAACAGAAATGTTGATCAAAGATGAATGACTTGAGCAATCTGCGTATGAGGTTGAACACGAATACTAGCCCACCATGACATACTTTGAGGGTCATTGACGGCTCCCCAGAGAAAAGCTCTCTCGTCTTTGAAATTGCAAGATTAGCGGCAGGAAGTATCAATCTAGCCACTCTCAAGATATCATCTTCTTTTAACTGGAAATCGCGCCTCTTCTCCACATTGTTCCTGCATCAATGCTGTACCTTAGCTTACAAATTTACACAAATGAAGGAGCTGAGCATACACTAGAGTGAAACAATACCTTTGACAGATGGAATTGGAGAAGAAAGATAACCCCAAAAAGAGAAGTCCCAGTTGGCAAATTGCAGAGAAAATACTGATGACATAAGCCATCATGAAATTTAATCAGATATCATCCTCACCAGTTGTCCGTGcaatcaaaacccatgtagaTATAAGCCAAACAACAAATGAATTCGTCACACCTGAAGCTGATTCCTTGGGCAAAGCAAGAAGATAAGAAGCAGAGAGACcctagaccaaaccagagtGTTGATTTCGCTACATCTCTCCACATTATCAAATCAGCAATAGCCTGTCCAATTTGGTCCAGATTGCCATTGTC is a genomic window containing:
- the LOC115729860 gene encoding reticulon-like protein B17 isoform X1; translation: MDSTPLSHRSRTKSVSRLARVVDSSIETDGSLNLSLDLVPSSPRKIPSPSPSPLSLRSSNNSLPLRELLLLSPSPHKRSKTRLADRLEAADEPGEGRGAAAALRKRCKRREGQAGILACASPRSNRRSRRRAEVEGREERDLGLIEEAVKQRRKQVGRSRKERLSLVPLVNTSSSLSLSVEIDDGDNGNLDQIGQAIADLIMWRDVAKSTLWFGLGSLCFLSSCFAQGISFSIFSAICQLGLLFLGLSFFSNSICQRNNVEKRRDFQLKEDDILRVARLILPAANLAISKTRELFSGEPSMTLKVAPFLLLGAEYGHLITLWRLCAIGFFISFTTPKLYSRYAARISQKVEWSKWWVLEAWGACSHKKIVAASAIMAFWNLTTIKTRLLTGELYRSFISVVILRYHRQHSAANLEVAAEAEREDLAEKQPHKALVVAEKVSGD
- the LOC115729860 gene encoding reticulon-like protein B17 isoform X2 gives rise to the protein MDSTPLSHRSRTKSVSRLARVVDSSIETDGSLNLSLDLVPSSPRKIPSPSPSPLSLRSSNNSLPLRELLLLSPSPHKRSKTRLADRLEAADEPGEGRGAAAALRKRCKRREGQAGILACASPRSNRRSRRRAEVEGREERDLGLIEEAVKQRRKQVGRSRKERLSLVPLVNTSSSLSLSVEIDDGDNGNLDQIGQAIADLIMWRDVAKSTLWFGLGSLCFLSSCFAQGISFSIFSAICQLGLLFLGLSFFSNSICQRNNVEKRRDFQLKEDDILRVARLILPAANLAISKTRELFSGEPSMTLKVAPFLLLGAEYGHLITLWRLCAIGFFISFTTPKLYSRYAARISQKVEWSKWWVLEAWGACSHKKIVAASAIMAFWNLTTIKTRLLTAFISVVILRYHRQHSAANLEVAAEAEREDLAEKQPHKALVVAEKVSGD